From Actinoplanes oblitus, a single genomic window includes:
- a CDS encoding DinB family protein, whose amino-acid sequence MPGQVGPISNEQEGLLAYLAQMRYQLRLTAYGLTPEQLRATPSASTLSVGGLIKHCAATEEGWIATVRGSDQKPDFAKYQENFALAEGETIDELFARYDRIAEETEKTVTELDDLGHRIPVDKSVPWNRPDLDHFTLRWILLHLIQETARHTGHADIVRESIDGATAFPLMAAAEGWPDTPWLKAWVAPHDRA is encoded by the coding sequence ATGCCCGGTCAGGTCGGACCCATCAGCAACGAGCAGGAGGGCCTGCTCGCCTACCTCGCCCAGATGCGTTACCAGCTCCGGCTGACCGCTTACGGCCTCACCCCGGAGCAGCTCCGGGCCACGCCGAGCGCCAGCACCCTGAGCGTCGGTGGCCTGATCAAGCACTGCGCCGCCACCGAGGAGGGCTGGATCGCCACCGTCCGGGGCAGCGATCAGAAACCGGACTTCGCCAAGTACCAGGAGAACTTCGCGCTGGCCGAGGGCGAGACGATCGACGAGCTGTTCGCCCGCTACGACCGGATCGCCGAGGAGACCGAGAAGACCGTCACCGAGCTCGACGACCTGGGTCACCGCATCCCGGTCGACAAGTCGGTGCCGTGGAACCGGCCCGACCTCGACCACTTCACCCTGCGCTGGATCCTGCTGCACCTGATCCAGGAGACCGCCCGGCACACCGGGCACGCCGACATCGTCCGGGAGAGCATCGACGGCGCCACCGCGTTCCCGCTGATGGCGGCCGCCGAGGGCTGGCCGGACACCCCCTGGCTCAAGGCCTGGGTCGCTCCGCACGATCGAGCCTGA